Below is a window of Humulus lupulus chromosome 9, drHumLupu1.1, whole genome shotgun sequence DNA.
AGGAAAATGATAAGAACTTGTTTATGAAAAATAGGAAAACACTTCTGCTGTTAATTGTTGTTTTTGCAATGTTGTATTGGATCACAAATTGACGTCGAAGTCATTGAATTGTAAACCGTGAGACTAAGTATAATTGTTGTTTTAATATGTGTTTTGAGTCATCCAATATGTCTAATTTTCTCTGGAGCAGTAGCAATTTCATATTGAATTTTACAATTAGTTAAGAAAGTTGGTTAGTGGTTATGCAAAAGGGTGTATAAATTGACTTTGAAGTCTTAATCTTTGCTCCTGTTGTgaatattttttgtttaaatttttctcTATGCATATTCTGTTTCAGACTTTGATTTATGCAGTGTCTTCAttaaatgactttttttttatttaacttttcAACTCTCttgtatttttataataattcTATAGAAATAGTAATTTCTTTAACTGACCTTAAGTTTTGATATTGTGCTTTGTTGTGTATAGGTATGGCAAAGAAGTATGTGACACGGTTGTGGCGAAATGTCTCACCGGTAGGCCTAAGACGGTGGAGAAGGCCCATGCCATCTTTATGCTTTGGATTGAATTGGAGGCTGTAGAGTCTTTCTTGGTATGCGGTTTCTTATATTTTCTGTCTTTTCTTTTTCATTCATACAGTAATGCTGGTGTATTGTATGGttgaatatgtttttttttaacttatattGTGCTCTCTGAAACTTCATCTTTTTTCTGCTATGATTTTCTGGGATATTTAGTATGGTATGTTTGTTGCAGGATGCAATGGAGAAGGCGATAAAAGCCAAAGTTGCTAAAGCTGTTGTACTCGCAATTGATGTCATGTTTCAAGCCTTAAGGTTTGTATTGAGTTTAATTTTGTGGGAAATGTTTCTTGTACTTCTTTATCTAATCTGCATGTTTGGTTTGATAGTGAGTTTGGAGCAAAAGTTGTGCCTCCAAAGAGGATATTAAAGATGTTGCCTGAGCTATTTGACCATCAAGATCAAAATGTTCGTGCATCTTCTAAAGGACTTACTCTTGAGCTTTGTCGATGGATTGGAAAGGACCCTGTAAAATCAATATTATTTGAGAAAATGAGGGATACAATGGTATGATAACTTCTTACATGTACGACTTTGAGTATGGAATTTTTTGTTGCTCCCTGATCCTTGGAAGTAAtgacttatttattattttttattttttgaagaaaaa
It encodes the following:
- the LOC133801515 gene encoding protein MOR1-like, which gives rise to MLPELFDHQDQNVRASSKGLTLELCRWIGKDPVKSILFEKMRDTMKKELEAELVNVTGAARPCRKIRSEQDKEP